The region tttacaatttttaaaataagaattaatttgCCCGCTCTTTTCCGACTCtttattatctatggtatcattattaataattttatacactgTGACGAAATCAGACGTATCTGTCTCAAGGTATTTCAGCGCGCTTAATGACGCgtcttttaaaacattaactttaatatcttttagtgaattcaatttatttattgttttatccgaatcttttaatatatcatccgttattttaatatctgcaTCAGAGTCTTTATCAACAtctaattgattattttgttctgtatttatattaggtgtttcattattgttaaatttagatGTACTAGAATTATCAATAGGAATTTCCATATTttctaaactatttaatatcgTATCCTCATCCAACGATGTATTTAGCAAATCTGAAGCGAGATTTGTTTTTGCATCGCATACAATTTCTTTACTTAGTGGATTTGTTAccttattgattttgtttttcaaattgcCTAAAAGCGATTCCAATTTACCGCgctttttgataaatttggGATCGtctattttaacatttatatttagtttctgattattttcaaatatttctctACACGAGTTTTCTTCAAATGACGCATTAACTAATTTGCTTACTTCCTTCATCTTATTTTCCTTGCTTGATTCTTCTTCTATGAGCTTAGTATCTACGATTTCTGGAGTGAGTCGGGATATGGGATCTgaaaaacacaagaaaaatatattattatagagttCCTCTATGCAAGCAAAGCCACAGGTGGACACAGGTTTACAAGGAacgtaatctatactaatattataaagctgaagagtttgtttgtttgaacgcactaatctcaggaaatctctacaaaattctttcagtgttagatagatTTAAGGAGagagggataaggaaaggactgactggaaggaaggaatggactaggaagggtgagAAAAGGTAACGGGGCTCcagcttccccactcaccataTGAATGTCTAATGTATAAGTCATTTACTGACATTAATGGATCTatgttatataactatttcaaataaataattagggTCAATCAGAGTAATTGTAAACATAGGTAAAAGGAAGAAatccaaataatttaaaactttttgtaattgcaacatattaaaaaaaatttaatctgataaattttcatattttccaaaaaaaatgtcattagAAAAAGTAGTTTTATGACACAGGAATTTGTTGAGAACTGTTTCCAATAAATCTTGATTGACTAATAAGTAGTATTACCTTCCACATAACCATCAGGAGGATCCTCCCACCACACAGGGCTTGGACAGGTCAATATTTCCATCAGGTCGTCATCATCAAAATTCCCAGTGTCTTCTATGAGCTTTATCATCTCGGATATTGTTTCCTCCCTTTGCATGGGTGTCGGTGACGGGCATCTTTCGCTATTATAAATTTGGTTGTAACATTctgtgaatataatttttaattttatagcatttcaatctatactaatattataatgttgaagagcttgtttgaatgcactaatctcaggaactgatggcccaatttgaaaaattctttcagtgttagatagcccatttattgaggaaggctataggccatttatagtattatctaTAGGCCATagtttatgtaccacgggcgaagccggggcggaccgctagtgtttaataaatgagaaattttgaaatagaaaaaaaattgatcacgaggcgggattcgcccgtctttttgccaaacgtGGCGTCGGGTGTCCCTTAGGTACATAAAACGGAAAGAGCAGAAGAAATTCGACTaatgtggcgggatcacgggtggccgagaggctaggcgttgctatggtttgaaaaaaattatagttgaTAACTTGAAAACATTGTGtaacatgaaaaaaaacaagtcaattgagaacctttcttctttttttaagttttttgatAATACAGCCTGTCTATCAGCtgaatttagatttttatatgtagcTTTTgagtttatgttttaatataattaacataaaactgaACCAACCATTGTCAGAAagagattatatttaaatgggaccatacATGAGGCAAATATGAAAAGAATGATCAAAATTAATCAGTTCAAAGTTCTGGAACAAACACAGAAGACAAAATAGTTGAATAAAGgacatgcatttttttaaaggattaAAAATGGTACAAACCTTTTCTAGGTACACACGGCTTTCTCTTATTCCATTTGCCAGCAACCACTTTATAATCATGCTTCGGAGCTAACACAATCTTTTTGACATCCATCGTTCTTTTCAACTTGTTCGGATAAAACTCTAAATTGTCAATCGCTTTCGGCTTGATCTTGGGTGGTGGTTTCGGTTTATTAGACTGGATTTTTTGCAGTGTTTTGgaacattgtttgtttttaagctGTGCCGATTTGAATCTTGTTACAACTGCTTCAATTGGCATAGCCCTCGGTGACCGAGTTTTACCTTTTAATGACATTGTAACTGTAAAGACGACAtgatttatctaaatataaagtttgtaccatgaaaatttattcggACTGTGGGTGAAGTTGAtggcaaaattataaatataattgcaatgCCTGTTTTCTGGCTTAGTAAAGTCAAAAATTCA is a window of Zerene cesonia ecotype Mississippi unplaced genomic scaffold, Zerene_cesonia_1.1 Zces_u003, whole genome shotgun sequence DNA encoding:
- the LOC119838593 gene encoding uncharacterized protein LOC119838593, translating into MSLKGKTRSPRAMPIEAVVTRFKSAQLKNKQCSKTLQKIQSNKPKPPPKIKPKAIDNLEFYPNKLKRTMDVKKIVLAPKHDYKVVAGKWNKRKPCVPRKECYNQIYNSERCPSPTPMQREETISEMIKLIEDTGNFDDDDLMEILTCPSPVWWEDPPDGYVEDPISRLTPEIVDTKLIEEESSKENKMKEVSKLVNASFEENSCREIFENNQKLNINVKIDDPKFIKKRGKLESLLGNLKNKINKVTNPLSKEIVCDAKTNLASDLLNTSLDEDTILNSLENMEIPIDNSSTSKFNNNETPNINTEQNNQLDVDKDSDADIKITDDILKDSDKTINKLNSLKDIKVNVLKDASLSALKYLETDTSDFVTVYKIINNDTIDNKESEKSGQINSYFKNCKNVRRHAKRNLEGTDNKKCIVVSDQETVKYCLKCSAIFDTEDCIYCMQKIKAST